The Pseudomonadota bacterium DNA window CCCGGTTTCAATCTTAGATCATACACTTTGCAATCATCATATCCATCAACATTTCTTATTCAGGTGTTTCAATTCTTTTGAGTAAACTTTTGTTTTAAAAACTCATAAGTACGTACCATGATAGGATGGTAGGTCTGAATGTGTTGATAAATTTCGATGGCTTTTTCTTCATGGTACACGTGAGACGTATTATTACGATCATCCATCATAGATAGCCAAAGTGCCTCTTCATCTATCCACTGAGATGCATAGGCTTGTCTAAGCGTTTCTTTTAGGGTTGAAACTTTTATTTTTTCCCGAAGCAACAACTTCCTTAGGACTTTCCAAAACAACTCAATCGTAAATTCAAATCTTTGGATAGTTGCATCACGATTCATGCCCTTGTCATCAACTGGTTGCTCAAGCGCTTCTCCTAAACGTTCCAATGCATTTCCAAGATTTCCAAATAATATTTCCCAGTTTTTCACAACTCAAAACCTCATCTCTGATAAAGCACGAGACGATCCTCATCTATGCTTTGTTTCAACGGATTATTGTCGGTAAGCCCATCGTACCTAACACAATCAATGTGCAAAAGTGTATCAGCATCTTCAACAATCTCAAAGATCACTGTCCACTCTTCACGTGATGCTGATGGACATACAATCGCTAGATCAATATCCGATCTGGAGTGATAGTCGCCTCTCGCCCTTGAACCATAGAGATACATTTTTTCCACAAACGGAAGAGCACATAACTTTTTAAAAAACTGATACTCCGTCACTTGGTGTTGTTCTTCTGCTACCATTGCTTAATTTACTTTACAGTTTTTGAATTTTCCAGTTGCCCAGATAATTTTTTCACACAAACCTGGGTCCGAGCTACTGTGCCCTGCAAGGGGCGCCATGTGCAACTCTGAGCCTGGCCACAATCGATGCAGCTCATAAGCAGATACTGGCGGGCAGGTCATATCATAACGTCCATGGATCAAAATGGCAGGTAAATGCTGAATCCTGTGCATATTATCCAGCAATGCATTTTTTGACATGAACATATCATTGACAAAATAATGGGTTTCAATCCGCGCGAGTGGCAATGCAAATTCTTCCCGTACCATTGCTTCAATCTCAGCTTCATTCGGCTGCATCGCCAGTAAAGTGATCCCAAAACGATTAAAATGCTCTGCTGCTGGTTGGTGCACTTTTGGATCTGGATGGTGAATGCGTTTGTGATAAGCCCTTAACAAATCATCTCGTTCAACTTCGGGAATAAATTCAAAAAAACGCTGCCAGGCTTCAGGAAAAAAATGCCGCACACCTTTTAAAAACCAATCGAGTTCACTTTGCCGGCATAGATAAACCCCGCGCAAGATAAACCCCAAACCTCTTTCTGGATGCGCTTGACCATAGGCAAGTCCCAAAGTTGCCCCCCAGGATCCACCAAAAATCAACCATTTATCGATGCATAAGTGTTCACGCAAGCGCTCAATGTCCTGGATCAAATCAGGAGTGGTATTGTTCTTTGTCTCACCCAGCGGGGTAGAGCGCCCTGCCCCCCTTTGGTCAAATAAAATAATTCGGTAATAATCTGGATCGAAATAACACCGATGTTTGGGGAAGCAACCACCGCCGGGTCCGCCATGCAAAAACAAAACCGGTGTACCATTAGGGTTGCCACTTTGTTCCCAATACATAGTATGGGTATTATCTAAAACCAGGTACCCTGATTCATAGGGCTCGATTTCTGGAAATTTAGTCTGTCGCGGCTGATTCATCAATTATCCTTCATCAACCGTTGCTTTTGTCGCTGCCAGTCACGTGCTTTTTCTGTCTCACGTTTTTCGTACTTGCGCTTTCCTTTAGCAATTCCCAGCTCTAACTTGGCTTTGCCCTTATCATTGAAATAAATCGACAACGGCACCAGAGTCATGCCTTTGCGGGTAATTG harbors:
- a CDS encoding nucleotidyltransferase domain-containing protein, whose amino-acid sequence is MVAEEQHQVTEYQFFKKLCALPFVEKMYLYGSRARGDYHSRSDIDLAIVCPSASREEWTVIFEIVEDADTLLHIDCVRYDGLTDNNPLKQSIDEDRLVLYQR
- the pip gene encoding prolyl aminopeptidase; protein product: MNQPRQTKFPEIEPYESGYLVLDNTHTMYWEQSGNPNGTPVLFLHGGPGGGCFPKHRCYFDPDYYRIILFDQRGAGRSTPLGETKNNTTPDLIQDIERLREHLCIDKWLIFGGSWGATLGLAYGQAHPERGLGFILRGVYLCRQSELDWFLKGVRHFFPEAWQRFFEFIPEVERDDLLRAYHKRIHHPDPKVHQPAAEHFNRFGITLLAMQPNEAEIEAMVREEFALPLARIETHYFVNDMFMSKNALLDNMHRIQHLPAILIHGRYDMTCPPVSAYELHRLWPGSELHMAPLAGHSSSDPGLCEKIIWATGKFKNCKVN
- a CDS encoding HI0074 family nucleotidyltransferase substrate-binding subunit, translating into MKNWEILFGNLGNALERLGEALEQPVDDKGMNRDATIQRFEFTIELFWKVLRKLLLREKIKVSTLKETLRQAYASQWIDEEALWLSMMDDRNNTSHVYHEEKAIEIYQHIQTYHPIMVRTYEFLKQKFTQKN